One part of the Acidobacteriota bacterium genome encodes these proteins:
- a CDS encoding methylated-DNA--[protein]-cysteine S-methyltransferase, producing the protein MISSIGTIEVSVDDAGALTSISFVDDTSTELGKPDDACVRVIRQLQEYLRGERRRFRLPLAPDGTEFEHRVWAEVCRIPFGSTDTYGEIARRLGVPDSARAVGAANSRNPIAIMIPCHRVIGAGGGLTGYAGGIDRKKWLLDHEAGQLRLGF; encoded by the coding sequence ATGATTTCCTCGATCGGGACCATAGAAGTGTCGGTGGATGACGCGGGTGCCCTGACAAGCATCTCGTTCGTGGATGACACCTCGACGGAATTGGGAAAACCCGACGACGCCTGTGTCCGTGTAATTCGCCAACTCCAAGAGTACCTCCGGGGCGAGAGGCGGCGTTTCCGGCTCCCCCTCGCGCCCGACGGAACCGAATTCGAGCACCGAGTGTGGGCCGAGGTGTGCCGGATCCCTTTCGGTTCCACCGACACCTACGGTGAGATTGCGCGCCGACTCGGAGTTCCCGATTCCGCTCGCGCGGTCGGGGCAGCCAACTCCCGAAATCCGATCGCAATCATGATTCCGTGCCATCGCGTAATCGGTGCCGGAGGAGGCCTCACCGGATACGCTGGAGGCATCGATCGCAAGAAGTGGCTGCTCGACCACGAAGCGGGTCAACTGCGCCTCGGATTTTAA
- a CDS encoding wax ester/triacylglycerol synthase family O-acyltransferase yields the protein MALLEGKPMSNVDAAWLHMESPTNLMLITGVMSFYEKLDFDELKELIEDRLLPFERFRQKVALSTVPGLGPRWVDDEHFNLRAHLQRVALPDPGGQKELQELVSTIMSTPLDYSKPLWQFQYIENYRGGSAVVAKIHHCIADGIALVRVLLSLTDDSPKGSAKVRRGHRRRKPLGQGFWLPEVVNDAVYSVSRVTARLVDKTLETLSDPSRAAEMMTEGAKGTAVLARLATMPADPETIFKGELTTSKRCAWSRVLPLEDVKAYSKSKGATINDVLLAGVTGAIRRYLIGRNVDVEDDLDIRAVVPVNLRPESDIINLGNRFGLVFLALPIGIADRDDRLTELKQRMDAIKRSSEPMVIFALLNAVGLTGPKVESVALQLFGSKATAVMTNVPGPREEIYLAGKAMRSMMFWVPQSARLGLGVSILSYAGQVRLGVATDSGLVPDPETIIDAFQQEMASLIKEHG from the coding sequence ATGGCTCTGCTCGAAGGCAAGCCGATGTCGAACGTGGACGCGGCGTGGCTGCACATGGAGTCCCCCACCAACCTGATGCTCATCACCGGGGTGATGTCGTTTTACGAAAAGCTGGATTTCGACGAGCTCAAGGAGCTGATCGAGGACCGCCTCCTGCCGTTCGAACGATTTCGGCAGAAGGTCGCGCTGTCGACCGTGCCTGGCCTCGGTCCGCGCTGGGTCGACGACGAGCACTTCAACCTCCGCGCGCACCTGCAGCGAGTGGCACTGCCGGATCCAGGAGGCCAGAAGGAGCTCCAGGAGCTGGTGAGCACGATCATGAGCACCCCGCTCGACTACTCCAAGCCCCTGTGGCAGTTCCAATACATCGAGAATTACCGTGGCGGTTCGGCGGTGGTCGCAAAGATCCACCACTGCATCGCAGACGGCATCGCCCTGGTGCGGGTGCTGCTCAGCCTCACCGACGACTCGCCAAAGGGCTCTGCCAAGGTGCGACGTGGGCACCGGCGGCGAAAACCGTTGGGCCAGGGTTTCTGGCTGCCGGAAGTCGTCAACGACGCGGTGTATTCCGTCAGTCGGGTGACCGCCCGACTGGTCGACAAAACGCTGGAAACCCTTTCCGACCCTTCGCGAGCCGCCGAGATGATGACGGAAGGGGCGAAAGGGACCGCTGTTCTCGCCCGGCTGGCAACCATGCCTGCCGACCCCGAGACCATCTTCAAAGGGGAGCTCACGACCTCCAAGCGCTGCGCCTGGTCTCGCGTTCTGCCACTGGAGGACGTCAAGGCCTACTCGAAGTCCAAGGGCGCGACGATCAATGATGTCCTTCTAGCCGGCGTCACCGGCGCAATCCGGCGTTACCTCATCGGCCGCAACGTCGACGTCGAGGACGATCTCGACATTCGAGCCGTGGTGCCGGTCAACCTGCGTCCCGAGTCCGACATCATCAACCTGGGGAATCGCTTCGGACTGGTCTTCCTCGCCCTGCCGATCGGCATCGCCGATCGTGATGACCGGCTGACCGAGCTCAAGCAGCGGATGGACGCGATCAAGAGATCGTCCGAGCCAATGGTCATCTTCGCCCTGCTGAACGCGGTCGGCCTCACGGGGCCGAAGGTCGAAAGCGTCGCCCTGCAGCTATTCGGATCAAAGGCGACAGCCGTAATGACAAACGTTCCCGGACCGCGTGAAGAAATCTACCTGGCGGGCAAGGCGATGCGCAGCATGATGTTCTGGGTACCGCAATCGGCTCGCCTCGGCCTCGGCGTCAGCATTCTCAGTTACGCCGGACAGGTGCGCTTGGGCGTCGCCACGGACTCGGGTCTGGTGCCGGACCCCGAAACCATCATCGACGCTTTTCAGCAAGAGATGGCGTCGTTGATAAAAGAACACGGTTGA
- a CDS encoding prolyl oligopeptidase family serine peptidase: protein MQRIAVLFLATILSCNLAVFADSPENETVEAIKKSRESIGHELDVLAKRIDDILWYERVGDVAVVDKSRIYGPPRWKEENPTGVNAGNQLKFYAYLFTPKGFDDEGKLPLLVLPHGGVHGDFTTYYAHIVRELITQGYIVVAPEYRGSTGYGRGMYEDIDYGGLEVADALAARDWVVENHPRVDRSRVGILGWSHGGLITLFSLFRYPDSYACGFAGVPVSDLVQRMGYASQGYRDLYEADYFIGKSAEENLAEYKRRSPVWSVDKLTKPLRIHTNIHDEDVNYIEVQHLIEALTAAGKDFEHEVSDVPGGHSFDRLDTPEAWGYRKKTYAFLARYLKPPNPGITLGISSEGRAAP from the coding sequence ATGCAACGAATCGCCGTGCTCTTCCTCGCCACCATTCTTTCATGCAACCTCGCCGTCTTCGCAGATTCCCCGGAGAACGAGACTGTCGAAGCCATCAAGAAATCACGCGAGAGCATCGGCCACGAGCTCGACGTTCTCGCCAAGCGCATCGATGACATCCTCTGGTACGAACGGGTCGGTGATGTAGCGGTTGTCGACAAGAGCCGCATCTACGGTCCACCACGATGGAAGGAAGAGAACCCGACCGGCGTCAATGCTGGCAATCAGCTCAAGTTCTACGCCTATCTCTTCACGCCGAAAGGCTTCGACGATGAAGGCAAACTCCCGTTACTGGTCCTGCCACACGGCGGTGTCCACGGCGACTTCACCACCTACTACGCGCACATCGTGCGCGAGCTGATCACCCAGGGCTACATCGTCGTTGCTCCGGAATATCGCGGTTCCACCGGTTACGGCCGCGGCATGTACGAGGACATCGATTACGGTGGCCTCGAGGTCGCGGATGCGCTCGCCGCCCGTGATTGGGTGGTCGAGAACCACCCGCGCGTCGACCGCAGCCGGGTCGGCATTCTCGGCTGGAGCCACGGCGGACTGATCACCCTTTTCAGCCTCTTTCGCTACCCCGATTCCTACGCCTGCGGCTTCGCCGGCGTTCCGGTTTCTGATCTCGTCCAGCGCATGGGTTACGCCTCCCAGGGATACCGCGATCTTTACGAAGCGGACTACTTCATCGGCAAGTCCGCAGAGGAGAACCTGGCGGAGTACAAGCGCCGCTCGCCGGTGTGGTCGGTCGACAAGCTCACCAAGCCCCTACGGATCCACACCAACATCCACGACGAAGACGTCAACTATATAGAGGTCCAGCACCTGATCGAGGCCCTGACCGCGGCGGGAAAGGATTTCGAGCACGAGGTCTCAGACGTCCCCGGCGGGCACAGCTTCGACCGTCTCGACACGCCAGAGGCGTGGGGCTATCGGAAGAAGACCTACGCCTTTCTCGCGCGTTACTTGAAGCCGCCCAATCCCGGAATAACCCTCGGCATTTCATCGGAGGGCAGGGCGGCACCGTAG
- a CDS encoding type 1 glutamine amidotransferase, giving the protein MGTPRTRLRLVLLQVRNELVSLKQEQSCFIERCRVARHQFRFINLPDAPQVQWSDVEDAHAVLIGGAGAYSVTREHPFTAPLREVIQRLIDDERPVFGACWGHQFLADLGGGCVTEDRERSEVGTFPIELTEAGEADPLFTEFPRTFHVQLGHNDRVRELGPGWLELARSDLCPHQVIRLGGKPVYGTQFHSEMDEERLRERIQIFLRDYVADEEEHRKILWSLRPSIEADRLLELFLERYA; this is encoded by the coding sequence ATGGGGACGCCGCGAACCCGACTCCGGCTGGTCCTTCTGCAGGTGCGAAACGAGCTGGTCTCGCTGAAACAGGAGCAGAGCTGTTTCATCGAGCGCTGTCGGGTCGCGAGACACCAGTTCCGTTTCATCAATCTGCCGGACGCGCCGCAGGTGCAGTGGTCGGATGTCGAGGATGCCCATGCCGTCCTGATTGGCGGCGCGGGCGCGTATTCCGTGACCCGGGAGCACCCGTTCACGGCACCTCTTCGCGAGGTCATTCAGCGACTCATCGACGATGAGCGCCCGGTATTCGGCGCCTGCTGGGGACATCAGTTCCTGGCCGATCTCGGCGGCGGGTGCGTGACCGAGGACAGGGAGCGGTCCGAGGTCGGGACATTTCCGATTGAACTCACCGAAGCCGGCGAGGCCGATCCGCTCTTCACCGAGTTTCCGAGGACATTTCACGTCCAGCTCGGCCACAACGACCGCGTCCGTGAGCTCGGTCCCGGCTGGCTCGAACTCGCACGATCCGATCTCTGTCCGCATCAGGTCATACGACTTGGCGGAAAGCCGGTCTACGGCACTCAGTTCCACAGCGAGATGGACGAGGAACGGCTGCGCGAGCGCATCCAGATTTTCCTCAGGGACTACGTGGCCGACGAGGAGGAACACCGCAAGATCCTGTGGAGTCTTCGTCCGTCGATCGAGGCAGACCGCCTGCTCGAGCTGTTTCTCGAACGGTACGCGTGA
- the gloB gene encoding hydroxyacylglutathione hydrolase: MAIIEPVPAFSDNYIWLMTAPSSDGAVVVDPGEAELVLEILEKRELKLEAILLTHHHGDHVGGVSDVLGSHSSPVYGPARESISTVDRPIGGGDRALLPETGLELAVIDVPGHTAGHIAYLGDGFAFVGDTLFAGGCGRIFEGTADQMHNSLNLLAGLPGETLVYCAHEYTVANLQFAREVEPDNRALEARAERARTTRAARRPTVPSTIAEELETNPFLRCQQPAVISAARQFAGRDLTSEVEVFATIRSWKDGWRG; encoded by the coding sequence ATGGCAATCATCGAACCCGTTCCCGCGTTCTCCGACAATTACATCTGGCTGATGACGGCGCCGTCCTCGGATGGAGCGGTCGTCGTCGATCCGGGTGAGGCCGAGCTCGTGCTCGAGATTCTCGAAAAACGCGAGCTGAAGCTCGAGGCCATCCTCCTCACCCACCATCACGGCGACCACGTCGGAGGCGTGAGCGATGTGCTCGGGAGTCATTCCTCGCCAGTCTACGGTCCTGCGCGGGAGAGCATCTCGACGGTCGACCGACCCATCGGCGGTGGCGATCGAGCGCTTCTACCCGAAACCGGCCTCGAGCTGGCGGTCATCGACGTCCCCGGTCATACCGCCGGGCACATCGCCTATCTTGGCGACGGTTTCGCCTTCGTCGGCGACACCCTATTCGCGGGCGGCTGCGGTCGGATATTCGAGGGCACCGCCGATCAGATGCACAATTCGCTGAACCTACTCGCCGGTCTCCCGGGAGAGACCCTGGTCTACTGCGCGCACGAGTACACCGTCGCCAATCTCCAATTCGCTCGCGAGGTGGAGCCGGACAATCGGGCTCTCGAGGCGCGCGCGGAACGGGCTCGGACCACTCGCGCAGCTCGGCGTCCGACGGTACCATCCACTATCGCGGAGGAGCTCGAAACCAACCCGTTTCTCCGTTGCCAACAGCCGGCGGTGATCAGCGCTGCGAGACAGTTTGCCGGGCGAGATCTCACGTCGGAGGTCGAAGTCTTTGCCACAATTCGCTCCTGGAAAGACGGCTGGCGAGGCTGA
- a CDS encoding PilZ domain-containing protein, with protein sequence MTANVLMTRVDTATFSEANRAVAASDIELQMAPWDDNTLELVQTYSFDAIVIGFPGSINALRRFVRCVRSPGSVNQQCGIILLSEPRHMEAAETFVGIGVGINRAISVDQMQDRLAPAILELSSVAPRAPLRAPTRVVLHLDRRPLRTFCQTENVSESGMLLRGFGHYPPGTTIDFEINIPGQPESIRGRATIARTTNIESEKMEGVGARFDGFREGDRARLTGYLNEMLH encoded by the coding sequence GTGACTGCCAACGTCCTCATGACCCGCGTCGACACAGCGACCTTTTCCGAGGCGAACAGAGCGGTCGCCGCGAGCGATATCGAGCTCCAGATGGCCCCCTGGGACGACAATACGCTGGAACTCGTGCAAACCTACTCGTTCGACGCCATCGTGATCGGCTTTCCCGGGTCTATCAACGCCCTGCGCCGTTTCGTCCGTTGCGTTCGATCTCCAGGCTCGGTCAATCAGCAATGCGGCATCATCTTGCTCTCCGAGCCGAGACACATGGAAGCCGCCGAGACATTCGTCGGCATCGGCGTCGGCATCAATCGAGCCATCTCCGTCGATCAGATGCAAGATCGTCTCGCACCGGCGATTCTGGAACTTTCGTCGGTCGCACCTCGCGCGCCCCTGCGCGCCCCGACCCGGGTCGTTCTCCACCTCGACCGCCGTCCGCTTCGAACGTTCTGCCAGACCGAGAACGTCTCGGAATCCGGAATGCTGCTTCGTGGTTTCGGGCACTATCCGCCTGGCACGACGATTGATTTCGAGATCAACATCCCTGGCCAACCCGAATCGATACGAGGCCGCGCGACCATTGCCCGCACTACCAACATCGAGTCTGAGAAGATGGAGGGTGTCGGTGCACGGTTCGACGGCTTCCGCGAGGGCGATCGCGCGCGCCTGACCGGATACCTCAACGAAATGCTCCACTGA
- a CDS encoding UDP-N-acetylmuramate dehydrogenase → MTSRSGDDTRSKLQISRNTSLASMTSLELGGAADRFVTIGSVDEVREAVCFARSERLPICVLGFGSNVVIADEGVLGLMIHPAISGFELERERRGRRVQLTASAGESWDDLVAMTVDQSLAGVECLSGIPGSVGAAPIQNIGAYGQEVASVIDRVRVLDLANLEVSWIWHERCGFGYRTSIFRRDPGRYLVLAVSFSLVSGGRAAIRYDELKRTLGVGRTLPPVEDVREAVLELRRSKSMLIEEGDPNRRSVGSFFLNPVVDPRSLRSLEVYARETATSGQTDHVPAFPVADGKFKVPAAWLIERAGFKKGMRRGSVGISTAHSLALVHHGGGTTAELIELAREIRDGVRRETGIELEPEPTFFGFPTANPLADTVES, encoded by the coding sequence ATGACATCTCGGTCTGGCGACGATACGCGGTCCAAATTGCAAATTAGTCGCAATACCTCTCTGGCTTCGATGACCAGCCTCGAGCTCGGGGGTGCGGCCGACAGATTCGTGACAATCGGGAGTGTCGATGAAGTGCGAGAGGCGGTCTGCTTCGCTCGATCCGAGCGGCTTCCGATCTGCGTTCTGGGCTTTGGATCCAACGTCGTGATCGCAGACGAGGGCGTGCTGGGTCTGATGATCCACCCGGCCATCAGCGGCTTTGAGTTGGAGAGAGAAAGACGTGGCAGGCGCGTTCAGCTGACAGCCTCCGCTGGAGAATCGTGGGACGACCTCGTGGCGATGACGGTGGACCAGAGCCTCGCTGGCGTCGAATGCCTGTCCGGCATTCCCGGGTCGGTGGGTGCGGCGCCGATCCAGAACATCGGCGCTTACGGACAGGAGGTCGCATCGGTGATCGATCGGGTCCGGGTCCTCGACCTTGCGAATCTCGAGGTGAGCTGGATCTGGCACGAGCGGTGCGGCTTCGGCTACAGGACCAGCATCTTCCGCAGAGATCCGGGACGGTACCTGGTTCTGGCGGTGAGTTTTAGCCTCGTTTCTGGTGGCCGGGCCGCGATCCGGTATGACGAGTTGAAACGTACGCTCGGAGTCGGTCGGACTTTGCCTCCCGTGGAAGATGTGCGCGAGGCGGTGCTCGAACTCCGGCGGTCAAAATCGATGTTGATTGAAGAGGGTGACCCGAACCGGCGCAGCGTGGGGTCCTTCTTCCTCAATCCTGTGGTCGATCCGAGGAGCCTTCGGTCGTTGGAGGTCTACGCACGCGAGACGGCGACTTCCGGCCAGACGGACCATGTCCCCGCCTTCCCAGTTGCGGACGGAAAATTCAAGGTGCCTGCTGCCTGGCTGATCGAACGGGCGGGTTTCAAGAAGGGGATGCGTAGGGGATCGGTGGGCATTTCGACCGCCCATTCGCTGGCCCTGGTGCATCACGGTGGCGGTACGACTGCCGAGTTGATCGAGCTGGCGCGGGAGATCCGCGACGGGGTTCGGAGGGAGACCGGAATCGAGCTCGAGCCTGAGCCGACGTTTTTCGGCTTCCCGACCGCAAATCCACTCGCGGATACAGTTGAGAGTTAA
- a CDS encoding ABC transporter ATP-binding protein, producing MTSEHIVFREVSKFYGEVLGVNRVNLEIAPGLTGLVGPNGSGKSTLMHLMTGLLRPTRGDISVLGLPPDRPEDLFRLVGYCTQYDNFPNGSTGLGFLRHALALHGLSSEEIDEKAWKALTRVGLTEAANRKIAGYSKGMRQRIKLAHAHCHDPRVLVLDEPLNGLDPMGRAEMIDLFTQFAAEGRHVIVSSHILHEVDVISDGVIMIHGGTIVAEGGIREVRGEITAHPIQLLIRSDKPHLVASRVVELEHVVEVRIVEDDALLVRTKDASAFFTEFNRIVIDDEVVVETIAPADESVHAVYDYLIGEAPGGGSA from the coding sequence ATGACCTCGGAGCACATCGTCTTCCGCGAGGTCTCGAAGTTCTATGGCGAGGTCCTCGGCGTGAACAGGGTGAACCTCGAGATCGCGCCGGGGCTGACCGGGCTGGTCGGACCCAATGGCTCCGGTAAGAGCACGCTCATGCACCTGATGACGGGGCTCTTGCGCCCGACCCGTGGCGACATCTCGGTCCTCGGTCTGCCACCGGACCGGCCCGAGGACCTCTTCCGCCTGGTCGGCTACTGCACCCAGTACGACAATTTTCCGAACGGATCGACCGGCCTCGGGTTTCTTCGCCACGCCCTTGCCCTGCATGGCCTTTCCTCAGAGGAGATCGACGAAAAGGCCTGGAAGGCGTTGACCCGTGTCGGGCTGACGGAAGCCGCAAACCGGAAGATAGCGGGTTATTCGAAGGGTATGCGGCAGCGCATCAAGCTCGCCCACGCGCACTGCCACGATCCCCGCGTCCTGGTCCTCGATGAACCACTGAACGGGCTTGACCCGATGGGTCGCGCCGAGATGATCGATCTCTTCACACAGTTCGCCGCGGAAGGACGGCACGTCATCGTGTCCAGCCACATCCTGCACGAGGTCGACGTGATTTCCGACGGTGTCATCATGATCCACGGGGGAACGATCGTCGCCGAGGGCGGGATCCGCGAGGTCCGCGGCGAGATCACCGCCCATCCCATCCAGCTCCTGATCCGCAGCGACAAGCCGCATCTGGTGGCATCACGAGTCGTCGAGCTCGAACACGTCGTCGAGGTGCGCATCGTCGAGGACGACGCCCTGCTCGTGCGCACCAAAGACGCATCGGCCTTCTTCACGGAGTTCAACCGCATCGTCATCGACGACGAGGTGGTGGTCGAGACCATCGCTCCGGCGGACGAGAGCGTGCACGCGGTCTACGACTACCTGATTGGTGAAGCTCCGGGCGGAGGCAGCGCATGA
- a CDS encoding ABC transporter ATP-binding protein produces MTPDLAPKPPAVELDGLSVDLGGRPILMDLHATLGGRVIGLLGPNGAGKTTLLRTMLGFFPPTAGSANILGLSLTDQSKELRSLVGYMPENDSFIAGMTAIHFVRLMAELSGLPSEAALERAHETLFYVGLGEARYRKLGTFSTGMKQMVKLAQALVHGPQLLMLDEPTNGLDPPARKRMLDLVTDIRDGGETSILLSSHLLGDVESVCDEVLILKNGEIAASCDLQAERRANLSFVEIELQSPDDRFAAKLSELGCEIAVRDGGRLKLVLPAERNVRDLYIVARDLGVGIRRLDLKRDSLQDIFLRAMEGDHGGL; encoded by the coding sequence ATGACGCCAGACCTCGCCCCGAAACCGCCGGCCGTCGAGCTTGATGGCCTCTCGGTTGACCTCGGCGGTCGCCCGATCCTGATGGATCTGCACGCCACTCTCGGTGGGCGCGTGATCGGTCTGCTCGGTCCGAATGGCGCTGGTAAGACGACGCTGCTGCGCACCATGCTCGGCTTCTTCCCTCCCACAGCCGGAAGCGCGAACATACTCGGCCTGTCCCTCACCGACCAGAGCAAGGAGCTCAGGTCTCTCGTCGGATACATGCCTGAAAACGACAGCTTCATCGCTGGAATGACCGCTATTCACTTCGTTCGACTGATGGCCGAGCTCAGCGGCCTGCCGTCCGAGGCCGCTCTCGAACGTGCGCACGAGACTCTCTTCTACGTCGGTCTCGGCGAGGCCCGCTACCGCAAGCTCGGGACCTTCTCCACCGGCATGAAACAGATGGTCAAGCTCGCCCAGGCCCTGGTCCACGGACCGCAGCTGCTGATGCTTGACGAACCCACCAACGGTCTCGACCCGCCGGCGAGGAAGCGCATGCTCGACCTGGTAACGGATATCCGCGACGGCGGCGAGACGAGCATCCTTCTGTCCTCGCACCTGCTCGGCGACGTCGAGTCGGTCTGCGACGAGGTCCTGATCCTCAAGAACGGGGAGATCGCCGCCAGCTGCGATCTGCAGGCGGAACGCAGGGCCAATCTGTCATTCGTCGAGATCGAGCTCCAGTCGCCTGACGACAGGTTCGCGGCGAAGCTCTCGGAGTTGGGGTGCGAGATCGCGGTGCGCGATGGCGGTCGGCTCAAGCTCGTGCTCCCCGCGGAGCGCAACGTCCGTGACCTTTACATCGTTGCACGCGATCTCGGCGTCGGTATCCGCCGACTCGACCTCAAACGCGATTCGCTGCAGGACATCTTCCTGCGGGCCATGGAGGGCGACCATGGCGGTCTATGA